From Camelina sativa cultivar DH55 chromosome 7, Cs, whole genome shotgun sequence, one genomic window encodes:
- the LOC109125428 gene encoding glucose-6-phosphate/phosphate translocator 2, chloroplastic-like, with translation MGLVAESDQELESLNITRWKHDFFTFLLKAYGIYFFLLVVALAHTIGHVPATMSMSKVAMSFTHIIKSSEPAFSVLVSSLFLGEAFPLPVYLSILPIIGGCALAVVTELNFNMIGSGFGTGGY, from the exons ATGGGGCTAGTAGCTGAAAGTGATCAAGAACTAGAGTCGTTGAATATCACCAG GTGGAAGCATgatttctttacatttttattaaagGCTTATGGTATTTACTTTTTCTTGCTTGTG GTAGCTTTGGCGCATACGATTGGACATGTACCCGCAACAATGAGTATGTCAAAAGTTGCAATGTCCTTCACACACATCATCAAAAGTAGTGAACCAGCCTTTAGCGTTCTCGTCTCAAGCCTCTTCTTAGGCGAGGCATTCCCTCTACCTGTTTACCTCTCTATCTTACCCATTATTGGAGGTTGTGCTCTTGCTGTTGTCACCGAGCTCAACTTCAATATGATCg GATCAGGTTTTGGTACAGGTGGTTACTAA